Proteins encoded in a region of the Irregularibacter muris genome:
- a CDS encoding acyl-CoA dehydrogenase family protein, with amino-acid sequence EAAMAKLYAAEVAMEVTTKAVQLHGGYGYIRDYDVERMMRDAKITEIYEGTSEVQRMVISGNLLK; translated from the coding sequence TAGAAGCAGCCATGGCAAAACTCTATGCTGCAGAAGTGGCCATGGAAGTGACCACAAAGGCTGTCCAACTCCATGGTGGCTATGGCTATATCCGAGACTATGATGTAGAACGTATGATGCGTGATGCCAAAATCACCGAAATATACGAAGGTACAAGCGAAGTACAGCGTATGGTTATCTCAGGTAATTTACTAAAATAA